ATTGGAAACATGGTTTCCGCATCTGTCGGCTATGTGCTGGCGCAGGTGATGGAGCAAGAACGGGTGCGTGAGGGCCAGACAGTACTTCTTTTTGGAACGGCGGCCGGGTTGACCGCCAACGCGTTGGTGCTCCGGCTGTAAAAATATGCCACCTAAGGCAATCCGCCAAACAGGAATTATGGGTTTCAGCGCAGATAACTCCGGCCCGGCCACCCTAAGGTGGCCGGGCCGTTTCTTCTAGGCGGGCGCCCTAAAGTGGGCGGGTAGCCTGGTGTCTAGCGTGAACGCTGGCGCAAACGATTGACGTCCAAGATCACAACGGCGCGGGCTTCCAAACGAAGCCAGCCGCGCTGAACAAACTCGGCCAGCGCCTTGTTGACAGTCTCTCGCGAAGCGCCGACCAGCTGGGCCAATTCTTCCTGGGTCAGTTCGTGAGCTACCAGGATGCCGTCGGTGGCCGGGCGACCGAACCGGTCCGCTAGATCCAAGATGGCCTTGGCGACGCGGCCAGGCACGTCGGAGAACACAAGATCGGAGAGGTTGTCATTGGTGCGTCGCAGACGGCGGGCCAGAGCCTGCAGCAGCTGCATGGACACCTCGGGACGGTTGCGCAGCAGAGCGTTAAGAGATTCATTCTTCAAACCGGCGAGCCGAGTTTCAGACACGGCAGTAGCTGTGGTGCTGCGAGGTGCCGGATCAAAGAGCGCCATTTCCCCGAACAGCTCTCCTGGTCCAAGGATCGC
This genomic window from Arthrobacter sp. TMP15 contains:
- a CDS encoding Crp/Fnr family transcriptional regulator, translated to MDIEVLRRAPLFATLDDEAFRLVTDELAEVDLSRGASVFREGDQGDQLYFIVSGKVKLGRTSSDGRESLVAILGPGELFGEMALFDPAPRSTTATAVSETRLAGLKNESLNALLRNRPEVSMQLLQALARRLRRTNDNLSDLVFSDVPGRVAKAILDLADRFGRPATDGILVAHELTQEELAQLVGASRETVNKALAEFVQRGWLRLEARAVVILDVNRLRQRSR